One region of Salvia miltiorrhiza cultivar Shanhuang (shh) chromosome 3, IMPLAD_Smil_shh, whole genome shotgun sequence genomic DNA includes:
- the LOC131015853 gene encoding ent-kaurenoic acid oxidase 1-like, translating into MMGWGLWVVGCCFVLIVRWVLRRVNGWCYERKLGERRYELPPGDLGWPFIGNMWSFLRAFKCSRPESFISSFVDRYGHGGMYKVHMFGNPSIIVTTAEACRKVLTDDEAFKPGWPSSTMNLIGKNSFVAISDEEHRWLRKLTAAPVNGHEVLSLYMKYIEDNVIVALERWAGMGKMEFLTELRKLTFRIIMYIFLSSESEQVMEVMEREYTMLNYGVRAMAINIPGFAYHSALKARKRLVAVLQSIVTARREWRTKNPVGSKKDMMDALMDAQDDKGRSLKDEEIIDVLVMYLNAGHESSGHITMWATLFLQNHPDVLQRAKAEQEQIVKKRPPGQKGLTLKEIREMDYLDKVIDETLRVVTFSLTVFREAKKDVHVCGYTIPKGWKVLVWFRGVHFDPETYPDPKKFDPSRWDGFTPKAGNFLPFGGGSRLCPGNDLAKIEISIFLHHFVLNYELKRHNPASPLMYLPHTRPKDNCLGTITRRSAHK; encoded by the exons ATGATGGGGTGGGGGTTATGGGTAGTGGGATGTTGTTTTGTGTTGATTGTGAGGTGGGTGTTGAGGAGGGTGAATGGGTGGTGTTATGAGAGGAagttaggagagagaaggtatgAACTGCCACCAGGTGATCTTGGTTGGCCTTTCATTGGCAATATGTGGTCCTTCCTTAGAGCTTTCAAGTGCAGCAGACCTGAATCTTTCATCTCCTCTTTTGTTGACag ATATGGGCATGGTGGAATGTATAAAGTTCACATGTTTGGTAATCCTAGTATAATTGTTACCACGGCAGAAGCATGCCGGAAAGTTCTAACTGATGATGAGGCCTTCAAGCCGGGATGGCCATCTTCAACGATGAACCTTATTGGGAAGAACTCGTTTGTAGCGATTTCTGATGAAGAGCACAGGTGGCTGCGCAAGTTAACAGCAGCCCCCGTGAATGGACACGAAGTTTTGTCCTTGTACATGAAATACATCGAAGACAATGTCATAGTCGCTTTAGAAAGATGGGCAGGCATGGGAAAGATGGAGTTCTTGACTGAGCTCAGAAAGCTCACATTTAGAATAATCATGTATATATTCCTGAGCTCAGAGAGTGAGCAGGTCATGGAGGTAATGGAGAGGGAGTACACCATGCTCAACTATGGCGTTCGAGCAATGGCAATCAACATACCCGGATTTGCTTACCATTCTGCTCTCAAA GCGCGTAAACGGCTGGTGGCTGTTCTCCAATCTATAGTAACTGCACGAAGGGAGTGGAGGACGAAGAACCCTGTAGGGTCGAAGAAAGACATGATGGACGCGCTGATGGATGCTCAAGATGACAAGGGTCGAAGCTTGAAAGACGAGGAGATCATTGATGTTTTAGTTATGTATCTCAACGCGGGCCATGAATCGTCTGGACACATCACTATGTGGGCGACCCTCTTCCTGCAGAACCATCCCGATGTCCTCCAACGAGCTAAG GCAGAGCAAGAACAGATTGTGAAGAAAAGGCCACCTGGTCAAAAAGGCCTAACGCTCAAAGAAATACGTGAAATGGACTATCTTGATAAG GTAATCGATGAAACACTTCGTGTGGTGACATTCTCACTCACGGTGTTCAGAGAGGCGAAGAAAGATGTCCACGTCTGTG GCTACACAATTCCCAAGGGATGGAAAGTGTTGGTCTGGTTCAGAGGTGTTCATTTCGACCCTGAGACGTACCCTGATCCGAAGAAGTTTGATCCTAGCAGATGGGAT GGATTCACACCCAAGGCAGGGAATTTCCTTCCTTTTGGTGGAGGAAGCAGATTGTGCCCGGGGAATGATCTTGCCAAGATTGAAATCTCCATCTTTCTGCACCATTTTGTGTTGAATTACGA GCTGAAACGCCATAATCCTGCTAGTCCGTTGATGTACCTACCGCATACGAGGCCTAAGGATAACTGTCTAGGGACTATTACAAGACGCTCTgctcataaataa